The window AAATGAGAAATCTTGATTTTTACTTGCTTTATGTTCTCTTTTTAAATGATGGAGCCTCGAGTGAAGAGCAGAGAGCCATTACCTTGCTCTTCTCATAGTGCTCCAAACATCAATTGCCTTCTTGTTGTAGGAATGGATGATTTGGTTCTGTTTTGTTGCGGATATAAGTGAGGCATACAATGTTGGAACATGATCTGATCTTATACTTGAGTGTGTTTAAGATTCCATGGGCTAGGGGCAGGGAAcctttttttttgctcattCTTAGGATTCCCTTGCTCACTACTTGTGAATTCTGATCTTTGTTGCTTTGTCCATGCAGAATGATGCAGCTTCTTTCGCATGTTAGACTCATTGCATGTTTTGTGCTTTATTTTTGTGGTGCTATACAAACATATAAAACCCTGTATGAAATGGCTGTGTTAAACACTTCCAATGAAGATTCAACAGTGGTATTTTCATAAAACATGGACATTGCTCCCCTTCCTgcactttatttcttttaagtaGCTTGATGAAAAATAGTGCTTTTAAATTCCATGCAAAATGAATGAAACCATTCAATTATTACTAATATCTGTCAATTTCTGGTATTCTGCATATAGGAGTACAGATGACAACAGTTACCGTTTCTTCCCAAAGCCTGCTCAAAGCTGCACCCCAAAATCAGTTTACGAGCACCATTGTCAAGAGAACGTCCTCACTGGGATCAGTAAAGAGTGTCTCTAAGTCATTTGGCTTGAATTGCTCCGCCAACTACAAAGCATCAATGGCAGTATACAAGGTTAAAGTGATTACACCAGAAGGCGAAGAGCATGAATTTGAAGCTCCAGATGACACATACATCCTAGATGCAGCCGAGAATGCAGGAGTTGAGCTGCCTTATTCTTGCAGGGCTGGGGCTTGTTGTACCTGTGCTGGGAAGGTGGCATCAGGTTCTGTCGACCAGTCTGATGGTTCTTTCCTTGATGAGGATCAAATGAAGGACGGTTATCTTCTGACTTGCGTTTCCTACCCAACTTCAGATTGTGTGATTCACACTCACAAGGAAGGTGACCTTTGCTGAGGTCTTTGGCAGTCAGAATTGAATAGGGACGTAGGATTTCTGTGATTGTTATGAATCATTTTGAATCTAATGATGGTATAGACCGCCGGGGACCTTCCTCTCTGTAGTGACTTCATGTTTGTTGTTTCAACACCAAGAAGGATAGTTTTACACAGTATTGCAGTAAATAAATAGATGTGGAAATGTTCCCAGCTCCCATTATTTCTTTGTTAGACATCATGGTGAGGGTGGAGGGTAAAAAATCCATGTTTCTTAAGTTGTAGTTCAAAGAAATTTCTAAAGTCGCTGATACCAGTTTATACCTCGTTCTGATTTCACTCGCACTGTTTTGGGCCACAAAAAATTACAGTCGATCATGCCAGGAAAGCCTTTTTGGTATCTTTTTACACAAGAACACAGCTATACAATAACCCTTTATATAAGAACAAACTGTCGATGGTTAAGAGCATcgcaaatcattttaatgttattCAATATAAATTCCTGTAAATCtagttatatatattatatatataacataccGTATAATCAGATTTTTACCAGcagataatgaaaaaatattcaactagGATTGGTGGGGTGCGCCAGGCCAATGCTTTAGTGCAACGCAAAGGCGACGCTCTAGAGCCCCAATAGCAAGCTACTGTTACGGACCCTccccctaaaaaaattaatttaatatcgtGTGAGCCATTGGCCCACGTATCAGATATTAAACTGATAAGAACAGATACTACACTTGATCTTAGCCAAAAGGCCGAGAAAGGTATGCTTGTTTACGTGTCGCGCTTCTCCTTTTATAACCTCCGTCCACACGCCTATTTTCACATCTTCCGATGTGGGATAATAAAAGCCCGGAAACACAACAAGAGCACTAGACAGCAGCAGTCACCTGCCAGATGCGAGAGAGAGCACGCACGATTTTGTGAGATCAAAAGCAAGAAGGTGTGCGCTTTGCCTTAGCTCAGATTCTGTGGCTCACATCTCCTGATAGAACTGGATGTTGGACAATAACATCAATCTCTGGGAATCGAATGTTGTCACTCCTAGGGTGAAACAGGTTACAGAAACTTGTGATGGGGCAGCAGGAAGTTTAGTTCCAATCCAAATGGTGCTATGGGTCTGAACTTTTGTCTCTTGGGATGTTTAATAGCTCATTGATGTTAAGATTCTGCTACTGTTCGCCATCTTTAAGCATAATGGTGTGCTTGCGTCTGCTGCTCGTCTCTTTCCCTAAGTTGTGGATTTTGTCCTTTGTATCCTTCTTCCGTTGACCAAAAGTAAGAAGCAATACCATTTCTACACAGAGAATTAGTGGATTACAATTACAAAAGCTACTGTAAAGGAGGAAAGCGCAGGTATCCATTGAACTTTTCATAAGAAAACAACACATGATGAAGAATAAAGCACCTTCTCATTGTTTCCTGGAATTAACTAAAGATTAATAAAGGTGATGTGATGAGAGTGAATTATTTACGAGAATATTAGGCTAGCCACCTCATGGCTTGATGCAAGAGAAGTAGACAATTAACCTGGACTGATCAGGTCTTTTGCCCTGTGGCTTTCTATTATAGCTAGGAAGTTGATGTTATTCACCTTGCTTTTCCTTCTCAAGTATTTGGCGTGTTACTCATCGTTGCCCAATAGTCATACTTGCCAATCCCACTAATTTCCCCATCCTGTAcgtagttttaattaatttccttaACTACTCGTGTTTATTAATGAACATTTTGAGTTATGTTTTGGAGAATGAACATATGtgttcttcaaaataaattaaccacGATcgagatttaaattaaattatccatgttttacttattcttacagttttttttccaacaatcTTCGAGTGTTTCTTTTTCAAATCCCATTTCCAAAGTAAATTCTTaacaataaattcataattctaATGGTGAAGGAGGTTTTATCTTCTCTTAACctcttaaattttaatcttaaataCATATCtaggttaattattatttttatatgcacaaatccagaaaaatataaattaaattattaaaaccagaaaaattaattaattatctaatatataacCATTGTATTGTACTACctattaagatatttaaaacATCATCGATTTCGTGGAAGATGGCTGATGAGAGGCCAGCGTGGAGCGAAAAAGACTGAGATAAACAAGAATCTTCCTCAAACATTTGACAAGAAGACACGTCGAGAAGACGTTGAAAGAAGTCGAGACCAGCTCTTCCCTGTCTGGCATAAGACATCGGATGAGGCTGCAACTGCATCAAAGTTggtgcattttttattttttctgaaggAAGGAAAGTTTACCTTCATGGGCTTGAAAAGGACCAAAAGCGCGTCTTCGGGCTACCAATTTTGGACACCGACCCTTTGCATTTTGGTCACTaaagttttttacttttccCCAACATTTTCAGAGATTGGGCCAGATATATGCAATAGGCGAAGGAGGCACCATGACCTCTCTGTTTCTCATGATTTCTGGGTATTTCTGTTGTCATCTAAttctaaacaaagaaaattgcAGATATGCGTCTTGACGTTTGATTTTCcttctagttatttttttatacaccaCTCAGGATAGAAGATGAGTCGACCGGTCTACACCGAGCCAAGTTTAATatctatataaaaactaatgcaTCAAATTCCACGTCCAGGAGACATTTGATTACTACAAGTATCTCCAATTTGCAATCCTTTGTTGGTGGACTATGATTAGGTCTTGATGTAACGCTTGCTAGTGAAGCAAGAATAATAACTCATCACTTTTTCTTCAAGAAACTTGCATCACAAACAAGTTTTGGTCCATGAATCATCTGATTCATGCTTGACCTCGCATGCAATGCCCTCAATCCAGAATCAGTGGAGCGTCATTAAAAGGAGAAATCGACTCATCTTCTTTTATATTCCTCACTTTCCATCAACTTTTGAAGGAAGTGATCTCTATTTCGAAGGGACAAAAAGGGTGTTTGTGGTGACTGGATGCCTCGCCATTTTTCCACATTGTTCTTACTATATCATTGTAGGCTTCCCACAATCACTTGTTGTGAGTGAGCATTTCCGAGTTTGTGTCACCTAATTTCGTAATTGtctgataaataataaaaagaaaacgaatTGTCTTACAAGGACCATGGAAAGATcttatagttaatttttaattatccctcctttatatatatatatatatatatatatatatatatataatccggTCATTATTCATAGCTTTttgtgaatattttaaaaaagcatggaTATAAAACTCTGACCTGACCTGCTTTCATATAAAATAGagtaataaattaatatgtgtaACTTGAATTGATCCATAAATTCGATTTGATCTGGtcaaatttagttaaaatttatttatttatttttcaaaaaaatataatgatattattttaatttttttaaaacaaaacggTTAACTCTCCCTactaatgatttaaattttattcaacattgagtttaataattatataagaaaagatGAGCATACAAAatggagaattaaaaaaaagcttttttttctttttttacaacaGTATGTTGTTAATGGACACCATTACACGTCAGATGATCATGTCTGAAGGCTCTGGATTGTCGGTACTCTTACGAGTgtagttgttattgttactccatttttaagataaagaatcattattaattaaagTGGTAATGATGCAAGCTTATGACTTAATCCATACATGAGcgtaatttcattaattaatttagtgttAAAACATGATCTGGGCCCACATCAAaacttcttttttcatttcaaacttTCGCCATACAATACACtgagaatattttatttaattttccatTAGAATGAAAAAATCATGGTTAAATTGTATGACTCGACATGTTATGGTGATGATCCGGAGATTCAAAACTTTGATGagatctaatttaattttcaaaaaatttaaaaatttaaagtgatttttttaatttatttttaaaaaaaccataaaataatatcattttaaattaaataatccaATCTGACCCGACCCGAGTTTGGTTGATTAAATTTGCTTTATCCAAAGCCAAAACCCTCTCGATCGTCATTGTGCACGCCAGTAAAACAGATATCTCGTCAGTGGAGCAACATGGCAGCACCGTGTGATGGGTGGCAGATGGGATCCAGTTATGAGACGTGTGATATCTGCCTAAACATTGTAGTTTCAAGACACCAGCCAGCCAGCTAATTTTCAGGGTGTTTGAATGTATggaattaattgtttttttaaatatttttgtattaaaaatatattaaaataattttttttattttttaaaaaatatttttgatatctttaaaaagatttagaaatactaaaacaaaattaattaaaaataaaaagattttaaaacatgaaaataaacagAAACTTCATGTGTAAGTAGTTGAAGCTACCCCATCAGAATTGAAACACCTTACCTTGGTGGGGCAAATCTGAGTTGACAAGGCACGTATAACGGCCTCCACAGATGGAGGAGCATGGCTCCCAGCTTTACCGTTTGCATGTATAAATGCAGTTTTTAGGTCGACTTTGCCCTTTTTCTTAccaattttaaattatgttgcGAAAGagagtttattatttatttctttttggagCCAAGGAGTTATTTGttcatatatattcaattttcttagcaactgaattttataaaaaatatttaatcttgattttattaaatgaaaaggttaggttttttcttaaataaaaagctttaatttctttcccattaaaaaaacaaacaactcgTTTTTGCTTTTTGgtgttacataaaaaaaaaattcattttcagaaCATTCAATAACTTgtgattttattaaatgaaaaaaataagaacatgaCACGTGCAAGTGCTGAGAGTGAGCCGACCTTCGAGAGCGAGGAAGCCGCATGATGGACGGTGGATAGCACGTGCACTGTACTAAGATCCGAGTCAGctcttaaattatttattaattaatgataaacTATATCTTTACCCTTATAGATTCAACAGTGCTTCACTTACATCCTCGTAGCTTAACAGTTTCTAACGTCACCCTTGTATTTCATGTAAATTCCAATTATGCCCTTAATTACCAAATAAATAACAagtatataatttatttcatctgTTATTTATATCTcccttttatattaaaattcattagatagaataatattttctcgatttcatattaaatgtttttcttatttgataaaAAGGGCTAGCATTACAACTTTTAAGAAACTACAA of the Populus nigra chromosome 7, ddPopNigr1.1, whole genome shotgun sequence genome contains:
- the LOC133699336 gene encoding ferredoxin, root R-B2-like isoform X2, with amino-acid sequence MTTVTVSSQSLLKAAPQNQFTSTIVKRTSSLGSVKSVSKSFGLNCSANYKASMAVYKVKVITPEGEEHEFEAPDDTYILDAAENAGVELPYSCRAGACCTCAGKVASGSVDQSDGSFLDEDQMKDGYLLTCVSYPTSDCVIHTHKEGDLC